Proteins encoded within one genomic window of Microbacterium sp. zg-B185:
- a CDS encoding MerR family transcriptional regulator, with translation MGAQTARERSSSAGLLSIGQVLARLSPEFPNLTSSKLRFLEVQGIVTPTRTESGYRKFSQDDLERLRLALTLQRDHYLPLVVIREYLADIDAGRDPAQPTAAPPSIVAAPRRYRREELLAASGAAPQLLNDAISTGVITGTDGYNDQAVAILRALVALDRHGIEPRHVRTLRQSAERDVALIESALSPLLRRTDAASRARASELAPELAKRLDEVRAIFARAALDRMLS, from the coding sequence ATGGGGGCACAGACAGCCCGCGAACGTTCATCGTCCGCGGGGCTTCTCAGCATCGGTCAGGTCTTGGCGAGGCTGAGCCCCGAGTTCCCCAACCTGACCTCGAGCAAGCTGAGATTCCTCGAAGTGCAGGGGATCGTCACCCCTACCCGCACCGAGTCCGGCTACCGCAAGTTCTCGCAGGACGACCTGGAACGGCTGCGGCTCGCGCTGACCCTGCAACGGGACCACTACCTGCCCCTGGTGGTCATCCGCGAGTACCTCGCCGACATCGATGCGGGCCGCGACCCCGCGCAGCCGACCGCCGCGCCACCCTCGATCGTGGCCGCACCGCGTCGATATCGTCGCGAGGAGCTGCTGGCCGCATCCGGCGCAGCCCCGCAGCTGCTGAACGACGCGATCAGCACCGGAGTGATCACCGGAACCGACGGGTACAACGATCAGGCGGTGGCGATCCTGCGTGCCCTGGTGGCGCTGGACCGACACGGGATCGAGCCCCGACACGTGCGCACCCTCAGACAGAGTGCCGAACGCGATGTCGCGTTGATCGAGTCCGCTCTTTCGCCCCTGCTGCGACGAACGGATGCCGCATCCCGGGCCCGCGCCAGCGAACTCGCGCCGGAGCTCGCCAAGCGCCTCGACGAGGTGCGCGCGATCTTCGCGCGCGCGGCCCTAGACCGCATGCTGTCCTGA
- a CDS encoding MerR family transcriptional regulator: MNAHDADEPKFVADLLFTDGLPEMDDEVGYRGAVAARAAGITYRQLDYWARTELVEPTVRGANGSGSQRLYGFRDILVLKLVKRLLDTGISLQQIRIAVDQLRAAGIRDLAGTTLMSDGASVYLCTSNDEVIDLVSRGQGVFGIAVGKVLREVETTLIDFDAQAPEVVDELSARRAARTA, from the coding sequence ATGAACGCTCACGACGCGGACGAACCCAAGTTCGTCGCAGACCTCCTGTTCACCGACGGGCTCCCCGAGATGGACGACGAAGTCGGCTACCGCGGAGCGGTCGCCGCTCGCGCGGCGGGGATCACCTACCGCCAGCTTGACTACTGGGCGCGCACCGAACTGGTCGAGCCGACCGTTCGCGGGGCCAACGGCTCCGGTTCACAGCGGCTGTACGGCTTCCGCGACATCCTCGTGCTGAAGCTGGTCAAGCGGCTGCTGGACACGGGCATCTCACTGCAGCAGATCCGCATCGCCGTGGATCAGCTCCGCGCTGCCGGCATCCGTGATCTGGCCGGAACCACCCTCATGAGCGATGGCGCCTCGGTCTACCTGTGCACCTCGAACGACGAGGTCATCGACCTGGTCAGCCGCGGCCAAGGAGTCTTCGGCATCGCGGTGGGCAAGGTGCTGCGCGAGGTGGAGACCACGCTGATCGACTTCGACGCACAGGCCCCCGAGGTCGTGGACGAACTGTCCGCGCGCCGCGCAGCACGCACCGCGTAG